One Rissa tridactyla isolate bRisTri1 chromosome 4, bRisTri1.patW.cur.20221130, whole genome shotgun sequence DNA window includes the following coding sequences:
- the COQ9 gene encoding ubiquinone biosynthesis protein COQ9, mitochondrial isoform X2, whose product MAAAAAAGGLRRAGWRLWRGRAVVRCQVSPPHRALQASAVLRRVSDEQKEPLASSSQQQFDLHPTNHQPEQEPQGPRPSYTGQGGQESEDYESEEQLQHRILTAALEFVPEHGWTAEAIAEGAKTLGLSAAAAGMFHSDGSELILHFVSQCNTKLSEVLEQEQKLVQLGEAEKKPTDQFLRDAVQARLRMLIPYIEKWPQALSILLLPHNIPSSLNLLTSMIDDIWHYAGDQSTDFNWYTRRAVLTGIYNTTELVMMQDSSPDFEDTWRFLENRVADAMNMGNTANQVQSTGEAVVQGLMGAAVTSLHWKS is encoded by the exons atggcggcggcggcggcagcgggcggccTCCGGCGGGCGGGCTGGCGGCTGTGGCGGGGACGAGCGG TGGTCAGGTGCCAAGTCTCCCCACCTCACCGTGCTCTCCAGGCCTCGGCCGTGCTGAGGAGAGTCTCCGATGAGCAGAAGGAGCCATTGGCATCTTCCTCTCAGCAGCAGTTTGATTTGCATCCAACCAATCACCAGCCTGAACAGGAACCTCAGGGCCCTCGCCCCAG TTACACTGGCCAGGGCGGCCAGGAGTCTGAGGACTATGAGAgcgaggagcagctgcagcatcgaATCCTCACAGCAGCGCTGGAGTTTGTGCCTGAACATGGCTGGACTGCAGAAGCCATTGCAGAGGGAGCCAAG acCCTgggtctctctgctgctgctgcagggatgtTTCACAGTGACGGCAGCGAACTGATCCTGCACTTTGTGTCTCAGTGCAACACCAAGCTgtctgaggtgctggagcaggaacAAAAACTAGTGCAGCTGGGCGAAGCCGA GAAGAAGCCTACAGATCAATTCCTGAGAGATGCTGTGCAAGCCAGACTGAGGATGCTGATTCCGTATATTGAGAAATGGCCTCAG GCTCTGAGCATCCTGCTGCTCCCGCATAacatcccttccagcctcaacctcCTCACCAGCATGATCGATGATATATGGCACTATGCTGGAGACCAGTCCACAGAC TTTAACTGGTACACTCGTCGGGCTGTGCTCACTGGCATCTACAACACCACCGAGCTGGTGATGATGCAGGATTCATCCCCTGACTTCGAGGACACTTGGCGCTTCCTGGAAAACAGAGTAGCTGATGCCATGAACATGGGCAATACAGCTAATCAG
- the COQ9 gene encoding ubiquinone biosynthesis protein COQ9, mitochondrial isoform X1, protein MAAAAAAGGLRRAGWRLWRGRAVVRCQVSPPHRALQASAVLRRVSDEQKEPLASSSQQQFDLHPTNHQPEQEPQGPRPSYTGQGGQESEDYESEEQLQHRILTAALEFVPEHGWTAEAIAEGAKTLGLSAAAAGMFHSDGSELILHFVSQCNTKLSEVLEQEQKLVQLGEAEKKPTDQFLRDAVQARLRMLIPYIEKWPQALSILLLPHNIPSSLNLLTSMIDDIWHYAGDQSTDFNWYTRRAVLTGIYNTTELVMMQDSSPDFEDTWRFLENRVADAMNMGNTANQVQSTGEAVVQGLMGAAVTIKNLAGLNQRR, encoded by the exons atggcggcggcggcggcagcgggcggccTCCGGCGGGCGGGCTGGCGGCTGTGGCGGGGACGAGCGG TGGTCAGGTGCCAAGTCTCCCCACCTCACCGTGCTCTCCAGGCCTCGGCCGTGCTGAGGAGAGTCTCCGATGAGCAGAAGGAGCCATTGGCATCTTCCTCTCAGCAGCAGTTTGATTTGCATCCAACCAATCACCAGCCTGAACAGGAACCTCAGGGCCCTCGCCCCAG TTACACTGGCCAGGGCGGCCAGGAGTCTGAGGACTATGAGAgcgaggagcagctgcagcatcgaATCCTCACAGCAGCGCTGGAGTTTGTGCCTGAACATGGCTGGACTGCAGAAGCCATTGCAGAGGGAGCCAAG acCCTgggtctctctgctgctgctgcagggatgtTTCACAGTGACGGCAGCGAACTGATCCTGCACTTTGTGTCTCAGTGCAACACCAAGCTgtctgaggtgctggagcaggaacAAAAACTAGTGCAGCTGGGCGAAGCCGA GAAGAAGCCTACAGATCAATTCCTGAGAGATGCTGTGCAAGCCAGACTGAGGATGCTGATTCCGTATATTGAGAAATGGCCTCAG GCTCTGAGCATCCTGCTGCTCCCGCATAacatcccttccagcctcaacctcCTCACCAGCATGATCGATGATATATGGCACTATGCTGGAGACCAGTCCACAGAC TTTAACTGGTACACTCGTCGGGCTGTGCTCACTGGCATCTACAACACCACCGAGCTGGTGATGATGCAGGATTCATCCCCTGACTTCGAGGACACTTGGCGCTTCCTGGAAAACAGAGTAGCTGATGCCATGAACATGGGCAATACAGCTAATCAG